Genomic segment of Candidatus Protochlamydia amoebophila UWE25:
TATCTTTTTTAGCTTGAGCAATTAAACTGGGATTGGTGGTAATACCAGATAAAATACCTACACGAACAGCTTTTTGAATAGTTTTAACATTAGTTGTATCAAGCCAAATTTCCATTGGATTCCTCATTTATCCATTAAGGATAAAAAACTATAGATTTATTATTGGGAAAATTACATTTATACATAATCGCTCAAGCTACATTTTTTTGGCGAAAAAATATACACATATCTCAGAATTTGATAGTTATACTTGGAAAACTACTATTTTTGTGAATCAATAGAATGCCATAAAGAATTTAATGTAACATAAAGGTGTAATTAGGCAAAGAAAGGGAAACACGCTCTCTTTCTGTTTACTCCGTTTTATGTTTCTCTTTGTTTAACGAATATTCAATAAATTGTTCTAAGATAATTTGAAATTTTTTGACATAATCTACTGTGTCTACTCTTTTTTCATATTGATTAAGGGCGTGTACAGACCATTCTCGATAAAGAACCGGGTTTTCAATCAGGCGGCATGCTAATTCAATGTAATCGTCTACTCGACCCGTTTTAACGACATAATCAATACCAAAGTAAGTTGCTGCATAACGAGCCTGTTGAGGTCCATTTTCTTCGTACATAGAAACAACTGGGCATCCAGCTGCCATCGCATCTAATAGGGCTAACCCACTGCCGAAAGGAAATTCATTGAGATAAAGTTCCATTGAGCGAGCATATTGACTTGGATTGGAATGTGTGCCAAGAAAAAACAACTTATCTTTGACACCATATTGATCTAAAATTTCTTTCCATTTTTCTTGTTTTGTAACCTCTCCAATTGGTGCATAGATAGCTTTCGGACATTTTTTCAATATTTTAGCAATCGCATGCAACATTTCTTCAGACACTCGAGTATCCAAATGATGAGAAATGGTTGTTAACACAAAACTATCCTTAGGTAAACCAAGCTCTTCTTTAGAAAAAGGTTTTTCATTCCATCCTTGGCGAACATTAATAGAAAAAGGGAGAACACAACTTTCCATCCCTTGTAAGCGAAATTTTTCGCGATTTTGCACGTAAGCTTCTTCCGTACTCAAAATAACTAAATCAAAGCATGGGAATAAAGGAAGAGTTCCATGATCAAATAAAACGCGAATGGGGACAGAAGTTGAACTACTAATTAAACTATTTAATTCATCAGGTCCATGAAAAATAACGACATCAATGGACTGCTGTTCTAAAAAATCCAGAGCCTCTTTCACGGTCAATTCATACGTAGGCGAATCGGGATCAATAGCAACCTTTACACCCAATTGTTTGAAATGATTCAAAGTTAAATTGCCTCTAATAACAGAAGAGCCAGAATGGTAAGAGTTGATTGGATAACTTAGTAAATGCTCGGCTAGTCTTTCTGTACTAAAGATTGAAAGGTTAAACCATTTTTGATCTGTAAATGTACAGATTGTTGTTAAAAGCTTTGAAGGGGCATGTCCACCATCTACTATTTGAGGAACGATATGAGCAAGTTTAATTTTTTGATTGGGTTGAAATTTTTTAACTTTCCTTTGAGTCATTCTTTCTTGAATAACTTCTTGCAAGTAGTTTCTTGTTAAAGGACCTAAATCAGCCCCTAACGGAATAGCTCCTTTATGAGGATCATACCATTGTCGTAATCCTTGCTCAATACCCAAGGCAACGGCACGATTTGTTCCATATCGATGAGATTCCATATCAAAAACAAATTTTTTACCTAAAGCATATAACCCATTGCCTTGCTCCGTATCTCGCTTAAGTAATTCTTTTGATTGAATTAAACATGCTTTAAGGGCTATTTCAAGAGCTGGAAAAAACTTTTCTATTTGTGGATTAGGCACCATCTCAATCAAATCGAAAGAATCGTTTTGCTCCCAAAGCAAATGTTGGCTTAAAAATTGTTGATGAGGATAGATATCTAAAACATAGAGATAAACATGCTCTCTCATAAATATTTCATGGATGT
This window contains:
- a CDS encoding glycosyltransferase, coding for MIKDLLDQFIDLYEQESKTEALRLILPSPMIAYDDLFSKDRVFFYFVNFVDAAVFKGALEFKATFLVLESLCQEYPSLKFLGERFLECIRLEYDLFTFFSNPSSLDEHCPPQLKTFFQWIHKGILSQEFPLEELLKSFPLQIQTLFSKKLVVLKGWERLKQVKSTFIQSLGENLTVYKQPWHCFSYSLKINPKQKNISGWPLIFLEPVEGFDYHSFLQTYCSKKCLIIFPTVSHLFQILQFEDIHEIFMREHVYLYVLDIYPHQQFLSQHLLWEQNDSFDLIEMVPNPQIEKFFPALEIALKACLIQSKELLKRDTEQGNGLYALGKKFVFDMESHRYGTNRAVALGIEQGLRQWYDPHKGAIPLGADLGPLTRNYLQEVIQERMTQRKVKKFQPNQKIKLAHIVPQIVDGGHAPSKLLTTICTFTDQKWFNLSIFSTERLAEHLLSYPINSYHSGSSVIRGNLTLNHFKQLGVKVAIDPDSPTYELTVKEALDFLEQQSIDVVIFHGPDELNSLISSSTSVPIRVLFDHGTLPLFPCFDLVILSTEEAYVQNREKFRLQGMESCVLPFSINVRQGWNEKPFSKEELGLPKDSFVLTTISHHLDTRVSEEMLHAIAKILKKCPKAIYAPIGEVTKQEKWKEILDQYGVKDKLFFLGTHSNPSQYARSMELYLNEFPFGSGLALLDAMAAGCPVVSMYEENGPQQARYAATYFGIDYVVKTGRVDDYIELACRLIENPVLYREWSVHALNQYEKRVDTVDYVKKFQIILEQFIEYSLNKEKHKTE